A portion of the Glycine max cultivar Williams 82 chromosome 10, Glycine_max_v4.0, whole genome shotgun sequence genome contains these proteins:
- the LOC100808730 gene encoding histone-lysine N-methyltransferase EZA1 isoform X4 translates to MVSKPTDSASKPRKQHGEPANDAIGNLSLKINQLKKQIQAERILYIKEKIQSNEKKLQFHMSGVLSEISTRGSSPPEENRKTPILSSRIDHPLCKFSGFSPVSGDKDHSNQDALSATSIKIPYIETLPPYTSWIFLDRNQRMAEDQSVVGRRRIYYDQHGSEALICSDSEEELTGPEEEKHEFSEAEDRVIWMAFEEYGLNDEVLNIVSEFVGGTSLEIQERYKTIKEKNIGRLDQPSENSGEYESIIGICPEKSLSAALDSFDNLFCRRCLIFDCRLHGCSQPLIYPSEKQTVWSDPEGDRKPCSDQCYLQLKVVKNVTEDSTSGSDQNKRTTITEEADVKLAPSIIEEPSNQSIAPFPTEVDCLGSLNLNVPISVSVEKWKVPNQSDTALRDSSLPPDDSQHSYKKLKTISDDVVTANSDSSKNINFGACDESIHTITSGLLDKSVKDNSNKLIDSSSTCCSDEQDKSIGDGPKDPTNKTEFKKLSNSMEGKVDGMLRVSDWKPLEKELYLKGVEMFGRNSCLIARNLLSGLKTCMEISSYMHSGGVSMPHGSIVAPSSIMEDKGKFDAECTDQEMPSRSRLLRKRGKTRKFKYSWKSAGHPSIWKRIADGKNQSCKQYTPCGCQSMCGKECTCVNGGTCCEKYCGCSKSCKNRFRGCHCAKSQCRSRQCPCFAAGRECDPDVCRNCWVSCGDGSLGEPPRRGEGQCGNMRLLLRQQQRILLSKSDVAGWGAFLKNPVNKNDYLGEYTGELISHREADKRGKIYDRANSSFLFDLNDQYVLDAYRKGDKLKFANHSSNPNCYAKVMLVAGDHRVGIFAKEHIDASEELFYDYRYGPDQAPPWARKPEGSKRDESTASQGRAKKHQSH, encoded by the exons ATGGTGTCCAAACCTACCGACTCTGCTTCCAAACCTCGA AAACAACATGGAGAGCCAGCAAATGATGCAATTGGAAACTTGTCCCTCAAGATAAATCAGTTGAAAAAGCAAATCCAGGCGGAGAGAATATTGTACATTAAA GAAAAAATTCAGAGCAATGAGAAGAAGCTACAATTTCATATGTCAGGAGTCCTGTCAGAAATATCAACAAGGGGATCTTCACCGCCAGAGGAAAATAGGAAAACTCCAATTCTTTCTTCAAGAATTGACCATCCTTTATGTAAATTCAGTGGTTTCTCTCCAGTCTCAGGAGACAAAGACCACAGCAATCAAGATGCATTATCTGCTACAAGTATCAAAATTCCATATATTGAAACATTACCGCCATATACCTCTTGGATATTTCTAGACAG AAATCAGAGGATGGCAGAAGATCAGTCAGTGGTTGGAAGAAGACGTATATACTATGATCAACATGGAAGTGAAGCACTGATATGTAGTGACAGTGAGGAGGAGTTAACAGGACCCGAGGAAGAAAAACATGAATTTTCTGAGGCTGAAGACCGTGTTATATG GATGGCATTTGAGGAATATGGGTTAAACGACGAGGTACTGAATATTGTTAGCGAATTTGTTGGGGGCACCAGTTTAGAAATTCAG GAGAGGTACAAAACTATCAAGGAAAAGAACATTGGCAGGTTGGACCAGCCTTCTGAAAACTCAGGAGAATATGAATCTATTATTGGCATATGTCCAGAGAAAAGCCTGAGTGCCGCATTAGATTCATTTGATAATCTTTTTTGTCGCCGTTGCCTG ATTTTTGACTGTCGTCTGCATGGCTGTTCTCAACCTTTAATATATCCT AGTGAAAAGCAGACAGTTTGGTCTGATCCTGAAGGTGACAGGAAACCATGCAGTGATCAGTGTTACCTTCAG TTAAAGGTAGTAAAAAATGTGACAGAAGATTCAACTTCTGGGTCTGATCAGAATAAGAGAACTACAATTACAGAAGAGGCAGATGTGAAATTGGCTCCCTCCATTATAGAGGAACCTAGTAATCAGAGTATAGCACCTTTTCCAACAGAAGTTGATTGTCTTGGATCTCTTAATTTAAATGTTCCTATCTCAGTGAGTGTGGAAAAATGGAAAGTCCCAAATCAGTCAGACACAGCACTCCGTGACTCATCACTCCCTCCTGATGATTCTCAGCATTCTTATAAAAAGCTGAAGACAATATCTGATGATGTAGTTACTGCAAATAGTGATTCTAGCAAGAACATAAATTTTGGTGCATGTGATGAAAGTATACATACAATTACTAGTGGACTTTTGGACaaatctgttaaagataattcaaataaattaatagatTCTTCTAGCACTTGCTGTAGTGATGAGCAGGACAAAAGTATTGGGGATGGACCAAAAGATCCTACAAATAAGACAGAATTTAAGAAGTTGTCCAATTCAATGGAAGGGAAAGTTGATGGGATGCTAAGGGTTTCAGATTGGAAACCTCTGGAAAAAGAATTATACTTAAAGGGAGTAGAAATGTTTGGCAGAAACAG TTGCCTCATAGCAAGGAACTTACTTTCTGGCCTGAAGACTTGTATGGAAATATCTAGTTACATGCATTCTGGAGGAGTGTCAATGCCCCATGGATCTATTGTTGCTCCTAGTTCAATCATGGAAGACAAGGGAAAATTTGATGCAGAGTGCACA GACCAGGAGATGCCATCTAGGTCACGGTTGCTGAGGAAAAGGGGTAAAACAAGGAAATTTAAATATTCTTGGAAATCTGCTGGCCACCCATCAATATGGAAAAGAATTGCTGATGGGAAAAACCAATCTTGCAAGCAGTATACACCATGTGGATGTCAGTCAATGTGTGGAAAGGAATGTACTTGTGTTAATGGTGGAACTTGCTGTGAGAAATATTGCGG TTGTTCTAAAAGCTGCAAAAATCGGTTTAGAGGATGCCATTGTGCCAAGAGTCAGTGTAGAAGTCGACAATGCCCATGCTTTGCTGCAGGACGGGAATGTGACCCAGATGTCTGTCGGAATTGCTGGGTTAG TTGTGGGGATGGTTCATTAGGGGAGCCACCTCGACGTGGAGAAGGGCAATGTGGAAATATGAGGCTTCTATTAAGACAACAACAGAGG ATTCTCTTGTCAAAGTCTGATGTTGCAGGATGGGGAGCCTTCTTGAAG AACCCAgtaaacaaaaatgattactTAGGAGAGTACACAGGAGAACTGATCTCCCACCGAGAAGCAGATAAACGTGGGAAAATATATGATCGTGCCAACTCGTCTTTCCTTTTTGACTTGAATGATCAG tatGTTCTTGATGCTTATCGCAAAGGAGACAAGTTAAAATTTGCAAACCACTCGTCAAACCCCAATTGCTATGCAAAG GTGATGCTGGTTGCTGGAGATCACCGAGTAGGCATATTTGCCAAGGAACACATCGATGCTAGTGAGGAGCTCTTCTATGATTACCGTTATGGTCCAGATCAAGCACCACCATGGGCACGTAAACCTGAGGGTTCCAAGAGAGACGAATCAACAGCTTCTCAAGGCAGAGCTAAGAAACACCAGTCTCATTGA